One stretch of Spiroplasma mirum ATCC 29335 DNA includes these proteins:
- the rny gene encoding ribonuclease Y has translation MPVYGWVILLGACALIFYLIGYLVEKYLHFKLIKNTEKKIKEAELTAKKIINAAKADAKVEAAQIRQDVREEVAQKRAEILENENFFKEREKNIIIREEVLTQKEQELFYKREELQKLLAKYDGLINNTIQQLEQIAGFSQDQAKDILFKEINVKYQKQIGEFLKNAEVNVRLKAKETAVNIITQAIERYSADVVVEKTTVVINLADDNMKGRIIGKNGRNIKTFETTAGVDLIIDDTPNIIQVSSFNPIRREIAKKALERLITDGRIQPNKIEEAIRLEKTDLDTTILQTGKDTILELGIYNIDLELIRYIGMLKYRTSYGQNVLMHSIEVAKLAGIMASELGLDPEIAIRAGLLHDIGKAVDFENEGSHVTLGVQLATKYKESRIVINAIHSHHGEVPMDNPYSPLVAAADTLSAARPGGRNNNVENYISRMKELEQMCMEVRGVAKAYALQAGRQIRVIVNPERTTDIQAQKIAFDIREKISHNKIVPGDIVITVIRELRFIETVI, from the coding sequence ATGCCAGTTTATGGATGAGTAATATTATTAGGCGCTTGTGCCTTAATATTTTATTTAATTGGATATTTAGTTGAAAAGTATCTACATTTTAAATTAATTAAAAATACTGAGAAAAAAATTAAAGAAGCAGAACTAACTGCAAAAAAAATTATTAATGCGGCGAAAGCAGATGCAAAAGTTGAAGCTGCTCAAATTAGACAAGATGTTCGCGAAGAAGTCGCACAAAAACGAGCAGAAATTTTAGAAAATGAAAATTTTTTTAAAGAACGTGAAAAAAATATTATTATAAGAGAAGAAGTATTGACGCAAAAAGAACAGGAGTTATTTTATAAAAGAGAGGAATTACAAAAGTTATTAGCTAAATATGACGGTTTAATCAATAATACAATCCAGCAATTAGAACAAATTGCAGGGTTTTCGCAAGATCAAGCGAAAGATATTTTATTTAAAGAAATTAATGTTAAATATCAAAAACAAATTGGGGAATTTTTAAAAAATGCCGAAGTAAACGTCCGGTTAAAAGCAAAAGAAACGGCTGTTAATATTATTACTCAGGCTATTGAACGATATTCAGCGGATGTGGTTGTTGAAAAAACAACCGTGGTTATTAATTTAGCTGATGATAATATGAAGGGAAGAATTATTGGAAAAAATGGAAGAAATATTAAAACTTTTGAAACAACCGCGGGTGTTGATTTAATTATTGATGATACTCCTAATATTATTCAGGTTTCTTCTTTCAATCCCATTCGGCGTGAAATTGCTAAAAAAGCTTTGGAACGATTAATTACGGATGGTCGAATTCAACCGAATAAAATTGAAGAAGCAATTCGCTTAGAAAAAACTGATCTTGATACAACAATTTTACAAACTGGAAAAGATACCATTTTAGAACTAGGAATTTATAATATTGATTTAGAACTAATTCGTTATATTGGAATGCTAAAATACCGCACTAGTTATGGCCAAAATGTTTTAATGCATTCGATTGAAGTTGCTAAGTTAGCCGGTATTATGGCAAGTGAATTAGGACTTGATCCGGAAATTGCGATTCGGGCAGGATTATTACATGATATTGGGAAAGCAGTTGATTTTGAAAATGAAGGTAGCCATGTAACCTTAGGGGTCCAGTTAGCAACTAAATATAAAGAAAGTCGAATTGTTATTAATGCTATTCATTCGCACCATGGGGAAGTTCCAATGGATAATCCGTACTCACCATTAGTAGCCGCTGCTGATACTTTATCAGCTGCTCGCCCTGGTGGTCGCAATAATAATGTTGAAAATTATATTAGTCGGATGAAAGAGTTGGAGCAAATGTGTATGGAAGTCCGGGGGGTGGCCAAAGCTTATGCCTTACAAGCAGGTCGCCAAATTCGGGTAATTGTTAATCCCGAACGGACAACTGATATTCAGGCCCAAAAAATAGCCTTTGATATTCGCGAAAAAATTAGTCATAATAAAATCGTTCCCGGTGATATTGTTATTACGGTAATTCGGGAATTACGCTTTATTGAAACCGTAATTTAG
- a CDS encoding ferritin-like domain-containing protein codes for MLTKEIQKDLQEYLDEHAKMQFICYNLSTNAERLGYPGFAHYYQVQAQDEVLHQRRIMNFIMDRDGTFEMTKVEPVFKELKSIKEVVEEYAHHRKYFAEITNHFAARSRELGDLVTNKFYDWFIIDFYEELAEVKDILDWINMSNGDYYKLDRKMGKREEPDTKTVIDPFSPHN; via the coding sequence ATGTTGACAAAAGAAATTCAAAAAGATCTGCAAGAATATTTAGATGAACATGCGAAGATGCAATTTATTTGTTATAACTTAAGTACTAACGCTGAGCGCTTAGGTTATCCCGGGTTTGCTCACTATTATCAAGTTCAAGCGCAAGATGAAGTTTTACATCAACGTCGTATTATGAACTTTATAATGGATCGCGATGGTACTTTTGAAATGACAAAAGTAGAACCTGTCTTTAAAGAATTAAAATCAATTAAAGAAGTTGTGGAAGAATATGCTCATCATCGTAAGTACTTTGCGGAAATTACTAATCATTTTGCGGCAAGATCGCGCGAACTAGGTGATTTAGTTACTAATAAATTCTATGATTGATTTATCATTGATTTTTATGAAGAACTAGCTGAAGTTAAAGATATCTTAGATTGAATTAACATGTCAAATGGTGATTATTATAAACTAGATCGTAAAATGGGAAAACGTGAAGAACCAGATACGAAAACAGTAATTGATCCATTTAGTCCACATAATTAA